One window of the Runella slithyformis DSM 19594 genome contains the following:
- the pheS gene encoding phenylalanine--tRNA ligase subunit alpha — MLTERVKEIFQEIEQFEVVTKEQLEQYRQRFVGRKGVVEALFEGLKDIAKEERRAVGQELNALKNFANDRFAVIQAEFESNDSGIGGPSVDLTLPVIPNQLGSIHPLTLARAKIIEIFERMGFSVADGPEIESDWYNFTALNFPENHPAREMQDTFFVAKNAEDPTQDMLLRTHTSNVQIRMMERQKPPIRAIMPGRVYRNEAISARAHCFFHQVEGLYIDKNVSFKDLKDTLYHFSKEMFDKDVKIRLRPSFFPFTEPSAEIDIWLGTDTEETYRLSKGTGWVEIAGSGMVDPNVLANCGIDPEEYTGFAFGMGVERIAQLRYGVRDLRLYSENDVRFLRQFEGV; from the coding sequence ATGCTAACTGAACGCGTCAAAGAGATATTTCAGGAAATAGAACAGTTTGAAGTTGTCACCAAAGAGCAACTGGAACAATATCGTCAGCGCTTTGTGGGACGAAAAGGCGTTGTCGAAGCCCTTTTTGAAGGACTGAAAGACATTGCGAAGGAAGAACGCCGCGCCGTAGGGCAGGAACTGAATGCGTTAAAAAACTTTGCCAATGACCGCTTTGCTGTTATTCAGGCTGAATTTGAATCGAATGACAGCGGTATCGGCGGTCCGTCCGTTGACCTTACACTCCCTGTCATTCCCAACCAATTAGGCAGCATTCATCCGCTTACGTTAGCCCGTGCCAAGATCATTGAAATCTTTGAGCGTATGGGCTTCAGCGTAGCCGACGGCCCCGAGATTGAGTCGGACTGGTATAACTTTACGGCCCTCAATTTTCCCGAAAACCACCCTGCCCGCGAAATGCAGGATACGTTTTTCGTGGCCAAAAACGCCGAAGACCCTACGCAGGATATGCTCCTGCGCACGCATACCTCCAACGTGCAGATCCGCATGATGGAACGTCAAAAGCCACCCATCCGTGCCATCATGCCGGGGCGTGTGTACCGCAACGAAGCCATTTCGGCCCGGGCACACTGCTTTTTTCATCAGGTAGAAGGTTTGTACATTGATAAAAACGTAAGTTTTAAAGACCTCAAAGACACGCTGTATCATTTCTCCAAGGAGATGTTTGATAAAGACGTAAAAATACGCCTGCGTCCTTCGTTCTTTCCTTTTACCGAGCCAAGTGCCGAGATCGATATTTGGTTGGGAACCGACACCGAAGAGACCTATCGCTTATCCAAAGGAACGGGTTGGGTGGAGATTGCCGGCAGCGGTATGGTAGACCCCAACGTCTTGGCCAACTGCGGCATTGACCCCGAAGAATATACCGGCTTTGCCTTTGGCATGGGCGTTGAGCGCATCGCCCAGCTCCGCTACGGAGTCCGTGATCTGCGCCTGTATTCTGAGAATGATGTACGCTTCCTGCGTCAGTTTGAAGGAGTGTAG
- the gcvT gene encoding glycine cleavage system aminomethyltransferase GcvT: MTDQLKTVPLNDLHQKLGAKMVPFAGFMMPVRYSSDLEEHHCVRNGVGVFDVSHMGEFILKGPKALDLIQRVSANDASVLFDGKIQYSYLPNEQGGAVDDLLVYRIDEDEYLLVVNASNIEKDWNWIQSHNTEGVEMINASDDMCLFAVQGPKAAEALKKLTDVSLAEMEYYTFKKGTFAGLPDIIISATGYTGAGGFELYIPNHVALHAWHHIFEAGKEFDIKPIGLGARDTLRLEMGYCLYGNDIDDVTSPLEAGLGWVTKFTKNFINSEALLQQKQAGIPRKLVGFEMVDRGIPRGHYELCDAEGNVLGHVTSGTQSPTLSKGIGLGYVPTAYSKPGSEIFVKVREKLLKAQVVKLPFVKPTV; this comes from the coding sequence ATGACTGATCAATTAAAAACGGTTCCGCTCAATGACCTGCACCAAAAATTGGGCGCAAAAATGGTGCCATTTGCCGGCTTTATGATGCCTGTACGGTATTCTTCCGACCTCGAAGAGCACCACTGTGTTCGTAATGGCGTAGGGGTATTTGACGTGTCGCACATGGGTGAATTTATCCTCAAAGGCCCCAAAGCCCTTGACCTCATCCAACGGGTATCGGCCAATGACGCTTCCGTTTTGTTTGACGGTAAAATCCAGTACAGTTACCTGCCCAACGAGCAGGGCGGTGCGGTGGATGATCTGTTGGTATACCGGATTGATGAAGACGAATATTTGCTGGTGGTCAACGCCTCTAATATCGAAAAAGACTGGAATTGGATACAAAGCCATAATACCGAAGGGGTTGAGATGATCAATGCTTCGGATGATATGTGCCTTTTTGCGGTGCAGGGGCCCAAAGCTGCCGAAGCGCTGAAAAAGCTGACGGATGTTTCGTTGGCCGAAATGGAGTATTACACATTCAAAAAAGGAACCTTTGCGGGCCTGCCCGATATCATTATTTCAGCTACCGGTTATACGGGTGCGGGAGGATTTGAGCTGTACATTCCCAACCACGTGGCGCTGCATGCATGGCATCATATCTTTGAAGCCGGCAAAGAGTTTGATATCAAGCCCATCGGTCTGGGGGCGCGTGATACGTTACGTCTCGAAATGGGCTATTGTTTGTACGGGAATGACATCGACGATGTCACCTCTCCCCTTGAAGCAGGATTGGGTTGGGTGACGAAGTTTACCAAGAATTTTATTAATTCCGAAGCACTCCTTCAACAAAAACAGGCGGGCATTCCGCGGAAATTGGTCGGATTTGAAATGGTGGACCGCGGTATTCCGCGCGGACATTATGAATTGTGTGACGCCGAAGGCAACGTACTCGGTCATGTGACGTCCGGAACACAGTCGCCTACATTAAGTAAAGGAATCGGACTCGGCTATGTACCTACGGCGTACAGCAAACCCGGCAGTGAGATTTTTGTGAAAGTGCGTGAGAAATTGCTGAAAGCACAAGTCGTAAAATTACCTTTTGTCAAACCTACCGTATAA
- a CDS encoding 2-phosphosulfolactate phosphatase: MKSIDVCLTPDLLHLHAIDNSIVVVADVFRATSCMVTGLAYGVGSITPVATVEECYAYQQKGYFAAAERNAMKVEGFELDNSPFSYMDDRLVGAHIAMTTTNGTLSITKAKADAVKVLVGSFLNVGAVANYLQSQSYDVLVLCAGWKGRVNLEDTLFAGALVEALKEEYMIAEDSALMSMRAYQQAKDDLLGYVSNSSHVRRLQRLGIQKDISYCLQRDLYDVVPVLRGSTLVCL; encoded by the coding sequence ATGAAATCCATTGACGTCTGCCTGACTCCCGATCTATTACACCTTCATGCCATTGATAATTCCATTGTGGTCGTAGCCGATGTGTTTCGGGCTACATCCTGCATGGTGACGGGGCTTGCCTACGGCGTAGGAAGTATCACGCCCGTAGCCACGGTAGAAGAATGCTATGCCTACCAGCAGAAAGGCTATTTTGCCGCGGCAGAACGTAACGCCATGAAAGTGGAAGGGTTTGAGCTGGACAATTCCCCGTTCAGTTACATGGATGACCGGCTTGTAGGTGCTCACATAGCCATGACAACCACCAACGGCACCTTATCCATCACAAAAGCCAAAGCCGATGCGGTAAAGGTTTTGGTGGGTTCTTTTCTGAATGTAGGAGCCGTGGCCAATTACCTGCAATCCCAATCGTATGATGTGTTGGTGTTGTGTGCGGGCTGGAAGGGGCGCGTCAATTTGGAGGATACGCTGTTTGCAGGCGCATTGGTAGAAGCACTTAAGGAAGAATACATGATTGCGGAAGACAGTGCGCTGATGTCCATGCGGGCATATCAGCAGGCAAAAGATGATCTGTTAGGCTACGTGTCCAATTCGTCGCACGTACGTCGTCTGCAACGTCTGGGCATTCAAAAGGATATTTCGTACTGTCTTCAGCGAGATCTGTACGATGTGGTGCCTGTTTTGAGAGGCAGTACGTTGGTTTGTTTGTAA
- the hisF gene encoding imidazole glycerol phosphate synthase subunit HisF, with protein MLTKRIIPCLDVKDGRTVKGVNFVNLRDAGDAVELAAVYAEQGADELVFLDITATVEGRGTLLELVRRVAHTINIPFTVGGGISSKADVSALLNAGADKVSINSAAVRNPDLINELALEFGSQCIVVAIDTRLVHSPQSAVDSESQTVPFLTPHSPLLTSNFVHTHGGRKPTDLRTLEWAKEVEERGAGEILLTSMDTDGTKNGFALELTSAVSRNANIPVIASGGAGTMEHFNEVFTTGYADAGLAASIFHFREIEIPALKQYLHERNIPMRMSR; from the coding sequence ATGCTGACAAAACGTATCATTCCCTGCCTGGATGTCAAAGACGGGCGCACTGTAAAAGGGGTTAATTTCGTCAATCTCCGCGACGCGGGTGATGCCGTAGAGCTCGCCGCCGTATATGCAGAACAGGGAGCCGACGAACTGGTATTTCTGGACATTACGGCTACCGTTGAGGGTCGCGGTACGCTGTTGGAATTGGTGCGCCGGGTAGCCCATACCATCAATATCCCCTTTACGGTAGGGGGCGGTATTTCGTCTAAGGCGGATGTATCGGCGCTGCTGAATGCCGGTGCCGATAAAGTTTCCATCAATTCAGCGGCGGTACGAAATCCTGATTTGATTAATGAATTGGCCTTAGAGTTTGGCAGTCAGTGCATTGTGGTAGCCATTGATACAAGATTAGTCCACAGTCCACAGTCCGCAGTTGACAGTGAATCCCAAACAGTCCCGTTTCTCACTCCTCACTCCCCGCTTCTCACTTCTAATTTTGTCCACACCCACGGAGGGCGTAAGCCGACCGATCTCCGGACGCTCGAATGGGCTAAAGAAGTGGAAGAACGCGGTGCCGGAGAGATTCTGCTGACTTCGATGGACACTGACGGTACTAAAAACGGTTTTGCGCTGGAATTGACATCGGCGGTTTCCCGCAATGCCAACATTCCCGTTATTGCTTCCGGCGGAGCAGGCACAATGGAGCATTTCAATGAGGTGTTTACCACCGGCTACGCCGACGCCGGCTTGGCTGCGAGTATCTTTCACTTCAGGGAAATCGAAATTCCGGCGCTGAAACAATACCTTCATGAGCGGAATATTCCGATGCGAATGTCGCGTTAA
- a CDS encoding LytR/AlgR family response regulator transcription factor: MTLTCVVVEDEPLARNLLEQYILKVSHLQLVKSFANPLAALDFLRNNSVDILFSDIQMPEITGISLLKILPKKPLVILTTAYSEYAIEGYELDVLDYLLKPITLERFLKAVEKATQRLSAAPSLPASETLMPADPVQASIFVKDGTKLVKIRLNEILYIEGLKDYVAIYTKDKKVVTLQTLKSLEVQLTPHQFLRVHNSYIVSFEAIDSIDKEKIQIGKVWIPISDTYRKTVKEFIERTQS, translated from the coding sequence ATGACCCTGACCTGCGTAGTGGTAGAAGACGAGCCCCTGGCCCGTAATTTATTGGAACAATATATCCTGAAAGTAAGTCATTTACAACTCGTCAAATCGTTTGCCAATCCACTGGCGGCCTTGGATTTTTTGCGAAACAACTCGGTCGACATTCTTTTCTCTGACATTCAGATGCCCGAAATTACGGGTATTTCGCTGCTGAAGATATTACCCAAAAAACCCTTGGTGATTCTTACCACGGCTTATTCCGAATACGCCATTGAAGGCTATGAACTGGATGTGCTGGACTATCTGTTGAAGCCCATTACGCTGGAGCGCTTTCTGAAAGCCGTCGAAAAGGCTACCCAGCGGCTTTCCGCCGCCCCGTCGCTGCCCGCCTCTGAAACTCTGATGCCTGCTGATCCTGTTCAGGCCTCTATTTTTGTCAAAGACGGTACAAAATTGGTCAAGATACGGCTCAACGAAATTCTTTACATCGAAGGGCTCAAAGACTACGTTGCCATTTATACCAAAGACAAAAAGGTAGTGACGCTCCAGACCCTCAAATCACTGGAAGTGCAGCTTACGCCCCATCAGTTCCTTCGCGTTCATAATTCATATATCGTATCCTTTGAAGCGATCGACTCCATCGACAAAGAAAAAATCCAGATCGGAAAAGTGTGGATTCCGATCAGCGATACGTACCGAAAAACCGTCAAAGAGTTTATCGAACGTACCCAAAGTTAA
- a CDS encoding sensor histidine kinase has translation MAVQRLAQTDSFLEFYPLFEKLIYALRALMQVFIKRHRIFILHLSFWCVYFSFFFYQIRFPIRGQEVSFGDAFKNTSFEVLFMMLVVYLNYFFFLSRFLKHKSLARYILEFSLPFALLVRLFILLKRHLIDGNTHKICYFYEDKFTVNVVLSTLFIVIFVGMLKFAEGWFELEAKKKEIENEKLTSELRFLKAQINPHFLFNTLNNLYYLAFTHSPNTTEVIAKLSQMMRYMIYDSNHPKVPLSKEIEYMENYISLEKLRLNEPLPINFTVAGTTNGVLIVPLIFISFLENAFKHGVSNNFPGAWITADIVLEGTACIYTVANSKLPQSLISSEEQSGVGLKNVKRRLELSYPDNFELEIENKADEYRVRLTLNLV, from the coding sequence ATGGCAGTACAGAGATTAGCACAAACGGATTCTTTTCTCGAATTTTATCCCCTCTTTGAAAAGCTCATCTACGCCTTGCGTGCCCTTATGCAAGTATTCATCAAACGACACCGCATTTTCATTTTACACCTTTCGTTTTGGTGCGTTTATTTCTCATTTTTCTTTTACCAGATCCGCTTTCCCATCAGAGGTCAGGAGGTCAGTTTTGGGGATGCCTTTAAAAACACTTCCTTTGAAGTCCTTTTTATGATGCTGGTCGTTTACCTTAATTATTTCTTCTTTTTATCCCGCTTTCTCAAACACAAAAGTTTAGCCCGTTATATCCTCGAATTTTCGTTGCCGTTTGCGCTGTTAGTTCGGTTATTTATTCTTTTGAAACGCCACCTCATCGACGGCAATACCCATAAAATCTGTTATTTCTACGAAGATAAATTTACCGTCAACGTCGTATTGAGTACGCTTTTTATTGTGATTTTTGTCGGTATGCTCAAGTTTGCCGAAGGGTGGTTTGAGTTAGAAGCCAAGAAAAAAGAGATTGAGAATGAAAAGCTTACTTCAGAACTTCGATTTTTAAAAGCCCAGATCAACCCCCATTTTTTGTTTAATACGCTCAATAATCTGTATTATCTGGCCTTTACCCACTCGCCCAATACCACGGAGGTCATTGCCAAATTATCCCAGATGATGCGGTATATGATCTATGATTCCAACCACCCCAAAGTACCGCTGAGCAAAGAGATCGAGTACATGGAAAATTACATAAGCCTCGAAAAACTTCGGCTCAATGAGCCGCTGCCTATTAACTTCACGGTGGCCGGCACGACCAACGGTGTTTTGATCGTGCCTTTAATTTTCATCAGTTTTCTCGAAAATGCCTTTAAACACGGTGTAAGTAACAATTTTCCGGGCGCATGGATTACGGCCGACATTGTCTTGGAAGGAACCGCCTGTATTTATACCGTTGCCAACAGCAAGTTACCCCAAAGTCTCATCAGTTCGGAAGAACAGTCGGGCGTTGGGTTAAAAAATGTAAAAAGACGTTTGGAATTAAGCTATCCGGACAATTTTGAGCTGGAGATCGAAAACAAAGCGGATGAATATCGCGTACGATTAACCTTGAATTTGGTATGA
- a CDS encoding YceI family protein: protein MKKITLAAAVLLVSFAGFAQTWKVDKAHAKLGFTVTHLLMSEVDGNFKSFDATITSSKEDFSDAVVELTAEVASANTDNEMRDAHLKRADMFDAEKHPTLTFKSTSISKVADKKYKLNGNLTIKGVTKPVSLDMTLTGMGKDGRTQKPKAGIKVTGTIKRTDFGVGGMPSGVVSEEVELRALGEFNQQ, encoded by the coding sequence ATGAAAAAAATCACTTTAGCAGCGGCCGTTTTATTGGTATCGTTTGCCGGTTTTGCTCAAACCTGGAAAGTTGACAAAGCTCACGCAAAGTTGGGTTTTACCGTTACTCACCTTCTGATGTCGGAAGTAGACGGTAATTTCAAAAGTTTTGATGCGACCATTACTTCCTCAAAAGAAGATTTTTCGGATGCCGTGGTCGAACTGACCGCAGAGGTAGCCAGTGCCAATACCGATAATGAAATGCGCGATGCTCACTTGAAAAGAGCCGATATGTTTGACGCTGAAAAGCATCCGACACTTACCTTCAAGAGTACTTCCATCAGTAAAGTAGCCGATAAAAAATACAAGCTGAACGGCAACCTGACCATCAAAGGGGTCACGAAGCCTGTATCGCTCGACATGACCCTGACCGGAATGGGAAAAGACGGACGTACGCAAAAGCCCAAAGCGGGTATCAAAGTAACGGGTACCATCAAACGTACAGATTTTGGTGTGGGAGGAATGCCCTCAGGAGTGGTAAGTGAAGAGGTAGAACTCAGAGCCTTGGGAGAGTTTAATCAGCAGTAA
- a CDS encoding MBL fold metallo-hydrolase yields MQLHVIDAGHFKLDGGAMFGVVPKTIWNRLIPADENNLCSWDMRCLLIEDGNRLLLVDTGMGDKQDPKWQAFYDRHGEGNLVKSIEKAGFGTHEITDVIFSHLHFDHCGGGVQWNADRTGYELTFPNAKYWTHSEHWQTATFPNAREKATFFKENILPIQEAGQLYFSDKTEHPFGANVQPVYADGHTEKMTMVKVAYKGQTVVFMADTIPSHAHIPLPYVMGYDVRPLETMKEKEALLREALEHKYILFFDHDPLHDCCTVEMTEKGIRVKDKGLLSDFI; encoded by the coding sequence ATGCAATTACACGTCATTGATGCCGGACATTTTAAACTCGACGGAGGTGCGATGTTTGGAGTGGTACCCAAAACGATATGGAATCGGCTTATTCCTGCCGACGAAAATAATCTATGCAGCTGGGATATGCGCTGTCTGCTCATTGAAGACGGGAATCGACTCCTGCTCGTCGATACCGGAATGGGCGACAAGCAGGACCCGAAATGGCAGGCGTTTTATGACCGACACGGCGAAGGAAATTTGGTCAAATCCATCGAAAAAGCGGGCTTTGGCACGCACGAAATCACAGATGTTATTTTTTCACACCTCCACTTTGACCATTGCGGCGGCGGCGTTCAATGGAATGCTGACCGAACCGGGTACGAGCTGACGTTTCCCAACGCAAAGTACTGGACGCATTCAGAACACTGGCAAACGGCCACGTTTCCCAACGCCCGCGAAAAAGCCACGTTTTTCAAAGAAAACATTTTGCCTATTCAGGAGGCAGGTCAACTTTATTTTTCGGATAAAACAGAGCATCCGTTCGGAGCAAACGTCCAACCGGTATATGCCGACGGCCACACCGAAAAAATGACCATGGTGAAGGTAGCCTATAAGGGTCAAACGGTGGTTTTTATGGCCGATACCATCCCCTCCCATGCCCACATACCCCTGCCGTACGTCATGGGCTATGATGTACGCCCGCTCGAAACCATGAAGGAAAAAGAAGCACTGCTCCGGGAAGCACTGGAGCATAAGTATATCCTGTTTTTTGACCACGACCCGCTGCATGACTGCTGCACGGTAGAAATGACCGAAAAAGGAATTCGGGTGAAAGACAAGGGATTGCTCAGCGATTTTATTTAA
- a CDS encoding Uma2 family endonuclease, producing the protein MTVVINDWRGEGPEPLELEYEMDDNAFYAFCRRNSHLRFERNPDRTIVIMPNTGGKTGKRNSEINFELVLWNRQYKKGVVFDSSTAFKLPNFAIRSPDAAWISNELWNSLSEEEQERFPPIAPDFVLELMSASDNLKKAQEKMLEYIENGVQLAWLIQPSAQTVFIYRADGTISKTADFSEKLSGENILPGFEFPLQLLL; encoded by the coding sequence ATGACCGTAGTTATCAACGATTGGCGAGGGGAGGGTCCGGAACCATTAGAGCTGGAATATGAAATGGACGATAACGCCTTTTATGCGTTTTGTCGCCGTAATTCTCATTTACGCTTTGAAAGAAACCCTGACCGAACAATCGTTATCATGCCCAACACCGGAGGAAAAACAGGAAAAAGAAATTCGGAAATCAATTTTGAATTAGTTTTATGGAATCGTCAATATAAAAAAGGGGTTGTTTTTGACTCATCTACTGCGTTTAAACTGCCTAATTTTGCCATCCGCTCTCCTGATGCCGCCTGGATCAGTAATGAGCTCTGGAACAGCCTCTCCGAAGAAGAGCAGGAACGTTTTCCTCCCATTGCCCCGGATTTTGTGCTGGAATTGATGTCAGCAAGTGATAATCTTAAAAAAGCGCAGGAGAAAATGCTTGAGTATATTGAAAACGGTGTCCAACTGGCTTGGTTGATACAGCCTTCCGCTCAGACAGTTTTTATTTACCGAGCCGATGGTACCATTAGTAAAACGGCTGATTTCTCTGAAAAACTCTCGGGCGAAAATATACTGCCCGGCTTTGAGTTTCCTCTTCAACTACTCTTATAA
- a CDS encoding response regulator transcription factor has product MTNDSKKILIVEDDSRIAQNISKGLREKGFETEIAYDGLIGSKIAAANHFDLVILDINLPSMNGYEVCKLIRQRDPNVPILMLTALGEPDDKIEGFNVGADDYIVKPFDFRELLARVNVFLKRSQFDADNTGGNILRVADLEINMDTKIVVRAHHAIDLTPKEFALLEYLVRNKGRVVSKIEIAEKVWDMNFDSGTNVVEVYINFLRKKIDRDFDTKLIHTKSGMGYVLKEDS; this is encoded by the coding sequence ATGACCAACGACTCCAAAAAAATCCTCATCGTAGAAGACGATTCCCGTATTGCCCAAAATATCAGTAAAGGCCTTCGTGAAAAAGGTTTTGAAACGGAGATCGCGTATGATGGGCTCATTGGCAGCAAGATCGCGGCCGCCAATCATTTTGACCTGGTTATTTTAGACATCAATTTGCCCTCCATGAACGGCTACGAAGTGTGTAAGCTCATCCGTCAGCGTGATCCCAATGTACCGATTTTGATGCTTACGGCCTTGGGTGAGCCCGATGATAAGATAGAAGGATTCAATGTCGGGGCCGATGATTACATCGTCAAGCCGTTTGATTTCAGAGAGTTGCTGGCGAGGGTCAATGTCTTTCTGAAGCGCTCACAGTTTGACGCCGACAATACGGGTGGCAATATCCTGCGCGTAGCCGATCTTGAAATAAATATGGATACCAAAATTGTGGTCCGGGCCCATCACGCCATTGACCTCACTCCGAAAGAATTTGCGCTTTTAGAATATTTGGTACGTAACAAAGGGCGTGTGGTATCTAAAATCGAAATTGCTGAAAAAGTCTGGGATATGAACTTTGACAGCGGTACCAACGTGGTGGAAGTCTACATTAATTTTCTTCGGAAAAAAATTGACCGCGATTTTGATACCAAACTCATTCACACCAAGTCAGGAATGGGCTATGTGTTAAAAGAAGATTCATAG
- a CDS encoding M3 family metallopeptidase, whose protein sequence is MKTNVLVLTGLLFSSMALAQNPSSMSSNPLLQPFNTPHQTAPYDKIKPEHFLPALKEAMAEGRKEIDALINNPAKPTFDNTILALEQGGENVGKVSAILFHLNGAETNPEIQKTVREASPLLTEYGNDISLNDKLFARVKAVWDQRAKLKLDTESAMLLEKTYKSFSRNGANLNDTDKEKLRAINKELSQLSIKFAENNLAETNEYALEITDEKDLAGLPDFVKEAAKAAAKKMNKEGWVITLQAPSYGPFMQYADNRELRKKLFLAFNARGFGGDKNDNQANIAQIVKLRYEKAKLLGYATWADYMLEERMANSRQIVADFLNDVKKYAEPAAAKELAELTAYARKNGFTEDKLQRWDVSYYSEKLKKEKYAINDELLKPYFKLENVLDGIFTLTNKLYGITFKENKEIPGWHPEVKTYEVFDKDGKFLAVWYGDYFPRPGKRAGAWNNSIQDQWIENGKEYRPHVVNVCNFSRPTDSKPSLLSFGEVTTLFHEFGHALHSMLANGKYQTTSGTSVAWDFVELPSQIMENFAEEPEVLRIFARHYQTGEVIPQEYIDKIRASSNFMAGIANMRQVGLGMIDMAWHSTVPNGETVAQIEDKVDVGAKLYPKTEGTSVSTAFSHIFAGGYSAGYYSYKWSEVLDADAFELFKEKGIFNREVAQSFRDNVLSKGGSEKPMVLYKRFRGREPKPEAMLKRAGLIL, encoded by the coding sequence ATGAAAACCAATGTTTTAGTACTAACGGGCCTGCTCTTCAGCAGTATGGCTCTTGCGCAAAACCCAAGCAGTATGAGTTCGAATCCTCTTTTGCAGCCGTTTAACACTCCGCACCAAACGGCACCCTATGACAAGATCAAACCCGAGCATTTTTTGCCGGCCCTCAAAGAAGCTATGGCCGAAGGCCGTAAGGAAATTGACGCCCTGATCAACAATCCGGCCAAGCCTACCTTTGACAATACCATTCTGGCTCTGGAGCAGGGCGGTGAAAATGTAGGAAAAGTAAGTGCCATTTTATTTCACCTCAACGGAGCGGAAACTAATCCTGAGATTCAGAAAACGGTTCGTGAAGCCTCTCCCCTGCTGACAGAGTACGGCAATGATATTTCGCTCAATGATAAACTCTTTGCCCGCGTGAAGGCGGTGTGGGACCAACGTGCTAAACTGAAGTTGGATACCGAGAGCGCGATGCTGTTGGAAAAAACGTATAAAAGCTTTTCCCGCAATGGAGCCAACCTTAACGATACCGATAAGGAAAAGCTGCGCGCTATCAACAAAGAGTTATCGCAGTTGTCCATCAAATTTGCCGAAAACAACTTAGCCGAAACCAACGAGTATGCACTCGAGATCACGGATGAAAAAGACTTGGCCGGCTTGCCTGACTTTGTGAAAGAAGCGGCGAAGGCTGCTGCCAAAAAAATGAATAAGGAAGGCTGGGTAATTACGTTGCAGGCGCCCAGCTATGGGCCGTTTATGCAGTATGCCGACAATCGCGAACTGCGTAAAAAGCTTTTTTTAGCCTTCAACGCTCGTGGTTTTGGCGGAGATAAAAACGATAATCAGGCCAATATCGCCCAAATCGTAAAGCTTCGTTACGAAAAAGCCAAATTGCTCGGCTACGCAACCTGGGCCGACTATATGCTGGAAGAGCGTATGGCCAACAGCAGGCAGATCGTGGCTGATTTTCTCAACGACGTAAAAAAATACGCCGAGCCCGCCGCCGCCAAAGAATTGGCTGAATTGACCGCTTACGCCCGGAAAAACGGTTTTACGGAAGATAAACTCCAGCGCTGGGATGTTTCGTATTATTCTGAGAAACTGAAAAAAGAGAAATACGCCATCAACGATGAATTGCTGAAGCCCTATTTCAAACTGGAAAACGTGCTGGATGGGATCTTTACGTTGACCAACAAACTGTACGGCATCACATTCAAAGAAAATAAAGAAATCCCGGGTTGGCATCCGGAAGTGAAGACGTACGAGGTATTTGACAAAGACGGCAAATTTTTGGCGGTTTGGTACGGAGATTATTTCCCGCGTCCGGGCAAGCGTGCCGGAGCCTGGAACAACAGTATTCAGGATCAATGGATCGAAAACGGCAAAGAATATCGTCCGCACGTAGTCAATGTGTGTAACTTCTCCCGTCCGACCGATTCCAAGCCTTCGCTATTGTCTTTCGGGGAAGTAACGACGCTTTTCCACGAGTTTGGCCATGCCCTTCACTCCATGCTGGCCAATGGCAAGTACCAAACCACTTCAGGGACCAGCGTAGCCTGGGACTTTGTAGAATTGCCGAGTCAGATCATGGAAAACTTTGCGGAAGAGCCCGAAGTATTGCGGATCTTTGCAAGACATTACCAAACGGGTGAGGTGATTCCGCAGGAATACATCGACAAGATCCGGGCGAGTTCCAATTTCATGGCCGGCATTGCAAACATGCGTCAGGTAGGACTGGGCATGATCGATATGGCGTGGCACAGCACCGTTCCCAACGGAGAAACCGTAGCTCAGATTGAAGATAAAGTGGATGTAGGGGCTAAATTGTATCCCAAAACCGAAGGAACAAGCGTCAGTACGGCGTTCAGCCATATCTTTGCCGGCGGTTATTCTGCCGGATATTATAGCTATAAATGGTCGGAAGTATTGGACGCCGATGCCTTTGAACTCTTCAAAGAAAAAGGCATTTTCAACCGGGAAGTAGCGCAGTCGTTTCGCGATAATGTACTTTCAAAAGGCGGCAGCGAAAAGCCAATGGTGCTTTACAAACGTTTCCGTGGTCGCGAGCCCAAACCCGAAGCCATGCTGAAACGGGCGGGTCTTATCCTATAA